The Pseudopipra pipra isolate bDixPip1 chromosome 6, bDixPip1.hap1, whole genome shotgun sequence genome includes a region encoding these proteins:
- the INSM2 gene encoding insulinoma-associated protein 2, with protein MPRGFLVKRSRRPGGSYRARPREQDPDRDPPPAPPPPPPPPPSAGDSPTARQGAEEEEEEGEEEEGAAAACPATWPPGGGCSGPGVTPPEGPAAWGATGPCSVAGPRAALFERCLSSPASAESFPLAASFPPAEKLLLQPRTPLPAPPPPPVPALKRPSRAKTPAKKGKATRKLSFADEVTTSPVLGLRIKEEGPEGRPGPPAGRTPLGEFICQLCKEQYADPLALAQHRCSRIVRVEYRCPECHKIFSCPANLASHRRWHKPRPGPSADGAAAAPPGKENSPERRLRGPAAPPPQPPPPTRQHRGGADSAGGAPAAPGPGLGPAHGGAPGPGGEAFACPCCQKRFRRQAYLRKHLGTHGAARPAAFGPPERGPLAFACHLCGARFPSADIRDKHRLWHAVREELLLPPPPPAGVPEGGAAGGERQGFPCKHCPATFFSAPGLARHASKCHPPESRQVLLLQVPVRPGC; from the coding sequence ATGCCGCGCGGCTTCCTCGTCAAGCGTAGCCGGCGCCCCGGTGGCTCCTACCGGGCTCGCCCGCGGGAGCAGGACCCAGACCGGGACCCGCCACCCgcccctccgccgccgccgcccccgccgccctccGCCGGGGACAGCCCCACCGCTAGACAGggggcggaggaggaggaggaggagggcgaggaggaggagggcgccgccgccgcttgCCCCGCGACGTGGCCCCCCGGCGGCGGCTGCAGCGGCCCCGGGGTCACCCCGCCGGAGGGTCCGGCCGCTTGGGGAGCGACGGGGCCGTGCAGCGtggcggggccgcgggcggcTCTTTTCGAGCGGTGCCTCAGCTCCCCCGCCTCCGCCGAGTCCTTCCCCCTGGCCGCCTCCTTCCCGCCCGCcgagaagctgctgctgcagccgcGCACacccctgcccgccccgccgccgccgccggtgCCCGCGCTGAAGCGGCCGTCGCGGGCCAAGACGCCTGCCAAGAAGGGCAAGGCCACGCGGAAGCTGAGCTTCGCCGACGAGGTGACCACCTCGCCCGTGCTGGGGCTGCGCATCAAGGAGGAGGGGCCCGAGGGCCGGCCGGGACCGCCGGCGGGGCGCACGCCGCTGGGCGAGTTCATCTGCCAGCTGTGCAAGGAGCAGTACGCGGACCCGCTGGCGCTGGCCCAGCACCGCTGCTCCCGCATCGTGCGCGTCGAGTACCGCTGCCCCGAGTGCCACAAGATCTTCAGTTGCCCCGCCAACCTGGCATCTCACCGCCGCTGGCACAAGCCGCGTCCCGGCCCCAGCGCCgacggcgccgccgccgccccgccgggcaAGGAGAACAGCCCCGAGCGGCGActccgcggccccgccgcgccccctcCACAGCCCCCGCCGCCGACCCGTCAGCACCGCGGCGGCGCGGACAGCGCCGGCGGCGCCccggccgcccccggccccggcctCGGCCCCGCTCACGGCGGcgctcccggccccggcggggagGCGTTcgcctgcccctgctgccagaAGCGCTTCCGGCGGCAGGCTTACCTCCGCAAGCACCTGGGCACACACGGGGCAGCGCGGCCGGCCGCCTTCGGCCCGCCGGAGCGCGGGCCCCTCGCCTTCGCCTGCCACCTCTGCGGCGCCCGGTTCCCCTCGGCGGATATCAGGGACAAGCATCGGCTGTGGCACGCCGTgcgggaggagctgctgctgccgccgccgccgcccgccggcgTTCCCGagggcggcgcggcgggcggcgaGCGGCAAGGCTTCCCCTGCAAGCACTGCCCCGCCACCTTCTTCAGCGCACCCGGGCTGGCGCGGCACGCCAGCAAGTGCCACCCGCCGGAGAGcaggcaggtcctgctgctccaggtgccCGTCCGGCCGGGCTGCTAG